The genome window AACGGCGAGGACCACTCGCCCGAGCCGGTCACGGCCGAGGAGCTGAAGCCGGCGCTGGAGGGCGCGGTGGTGGTGCGGCTGAACGCCGGCCTCGAGGAGCGCGACCGCTGGACGCAGCTCTACCAGGAGGCCGGCGCGAAGGCCCAGCTCGTCTACGACCAGGCCGCCACTCGGCTATTGACGATCGAGGAGCTGAGGCGGGACCTCGGGCGGGCGCTGGGCCTCACCTCCCTGCCCTAGACTCGGGCATGGGAGACGCAGCGAACCTGCCCGGCGCCGGCACCCTGACGCGCGCGCCCGACGGACGCTACCGCGTGCGGTTCGTGCGGGCGTACGACAGGCCCGTCGCCGACCTGTGGGAGGCGATCACCGAGCCGGAGCGGCTCGACACCTGGTACCCGGCCAAGCTGCGCACCAGCGGCGTGGTCGGGGAGCCCGTCACCGAGGCGTTCGAGAGCACAGACGGCACGCCGCCGCCGGAGGCGCCGCCCGGCACCCTCACGGTCTTCCAGCCGCCGCACGTCTTCGCCTTCGAGGTCTACGGACCGCCCGACTCCCCCTACCCCGGCATGAGGGGCAGGCAGGACATCCGCATGGAGGCCAGGGAGGGGAGCCGCGAGGACGAGAGCGTGTTCACCTTCACCCACGACGTCGAGACGCTCGAGGCGGCGCTGAGCGTCCTGCCCGGCTGGCACTACTGCCTCGAGTACCTGGCGCTGAACATGGGCGCGGATGGCGGGCCGACCGAGGAGAACCTGGGGCGCTACAAGGAGTACTACCAGCGGACGTACGGCGGCGGCGTGGTCGACGCCGCCGCCGAGCCGTAGGCCCGCACCGGGCAACCAGCCGGCGACTCGCGAGGAGGCGAAAGGGCGCAGGCAACCCGCAGCGACAGGGGGCGCGAGGCAACGAGAGCCGCGCCCGGAGCGACAGGGGGCGCGCTAGAACTGGAACGGCGTCCGAAGCGACGGGGGCGCGAGAGAACGGCAGCGGCGCCCGGAGCGGGCGCCGCCACGAGCGCTCGAGGACGAGCGCGCCTAGTAGACCTGCTCCCGGTGCCCGTACGTGAACGTGTAGGCGTCGGCGACCTCGTCTATGTCCACGAGGGGGAAGTAGGGCGGCGTCAGGCCCTTGTCGAGACGCGGGTCGAAGGTGAACTGACGCGAGTAGCCCGAGGTCTGCTGGCCGGTGCTGCCGTTGAACGTGCCGAAGGCACCGTACTCCTGCTCGATGATGCCGCCGAGGAGACGCACGGCCCCGCGCGGGTCGCCCCAGTTGTAGTCCTCCACGGCCACGATGCCGGTGCTGGTCATGATCGACGCCTGGATGCGGACGTCCCTGGGCGCGTTGAAGTCGCTGTCGTCGTTGTTGTTGCCGATGAGGACGTCGCCCTCGGGCGAGAAGATGCCCAAGACGTTGAGCGCGTCGAGGTTCTCGCAGACGGGCCTGATGACCTCCTCGCCCTCGCGGTGCAGGTACCCCTCGCAGGGCTGGTCCTCGTAGACCAGGTCGCTGGTGATGCGGGCGCCCTCGGCGGGCACCACCGTGAGCTGAGCGAACGAGGCGATGGCGGGCCGCGCCGACATCGGGTCGCTCCCGTGCTCGCGCCCCGGTCCGCGCAGGCGCTCGACGTAGTCGTCGAAGTAGACGACGCCGTTGAAGCGGTCGGTGACCAGCGTCCAGGTGGGCGGGTTCGTGGAGGCGTCGCGGCGCTCGAGGAGGCCGTCCGAGGAGATGCGGTAGAGGTCGGTGACCCAGCTGCCGCCGCTGCGCCGCTCGATCCTCACGAACTGGTAGGTCGAGTCCTCGCCGACGTCGACGGGGTCGCCGCTCGCGTCGCCGGCGTAGAGCATCACATCGCGCACGTCGTTGGTCACGAGGATGCCGTTCTGCTGCGCTAGAGCGCGCTGGTCGAAGGCGTTCTCCGGCAGCTCGAGGTACTCCGACCGCCAGTCGACGCCGCCGATGAACTGCGGCCGGTTCTCGTAGCCCTCGCGGCACCGGCCGTTGCGCCAGTCGGTGCAGACGTCCATGTTCGGGAAGTTGCCGCCCGGCTCGAGCGTGTCGGCGGTCATGAACCTGCCGTCGTCGCCGTCGTAGGCGAACGCACCCTGCTCCCGGCGGTTGTTCACACCGGCGCTGCTCACGGGGCCGCCGAACCACGGCCGGCCGTAGAAGTTGAAGTTGCCGTTGGTGTGGACCGGTCCGTCGAAGAGCGTGTCGCTGGTGAACCAGATCGGCCCGTCGGAGGCCGCGGACGAGTGGACGTCGGTGAAGAGCGCGTAGCGCGCGAACGAGCGCGGTCCCACGAGGAACTGGTACTCGCCCTGGGTCACGACGCGCCGGCGGAACTCGCCGATCTGGCCGTCCGAGACCATCACGAGCGGCAGCGCGTAGCGCTGGTTGCCGCCCTCCTCGCGGCGCTGGCCGGACACGAAGTGGCCGTCGCCGAGCCGCGTGTTGGGCGGCAGGGGCTGACCGCAGGCCGTGTCGGTGACGTGGATGCGCAGCCGCATCACGGTGTTGTCCCCCAGGCTCCTGTCGCCGCAGACGAGGGCGTCGATCCTGGCCTGCAGGGCCTCGGCGACGTCGGCCATGTCGGCAGCCACGCTGGCCGGGGTCGGCATGTCGGCGCCGACGTTGGAGTCGCCGAACGACCAGGAGTCCGAGGTGTCGGCCAGGTCGGCGACCACGAGCTTGAGCTGGTCCTTGATGTCGCCGTGCAGCAGCGCCACGCCGAGGTTGGCGCCGCCGTGCGCCACGAGCAGTGTCTGCACTATGGCGGCGTCGTCGCGGCCGTGCTGGATCTCGTCCATGGTGCGCATGAAGAGCAGCACCATCACGGCGGACCCGACGGCCATGAGCGCCAACGCCGCCACCAGCGCGATGCCCCGTTGTCTCGTTCCCTCAGGCATGGTCACGGTCCTCACGGTCAGCACCACAACGGCTTGCAGCCGCCCCCGTCGTCGTCTCCCCCGCCGCCTCCGCCGCCGTTGCCGCCGTCGTCGCCCCCACCGTCGCCGCCGGCACCGCCGCCATCGTCACCGCCACCGTCTCCGCCACCGTCGTCACCGCCGGGGTCGCCGGGATCGTCGGGCGGGTCCTGGGGGTCGCCACCGCCGCCACCGCCTCCGCCGGGACCAGGGCCGACGCCCCCGCTGCCCTCGTTGTCGCAGACGGTGATGCTGGAGACGGGCCGGGCGTCGTCGCCGAGGCCCGTCAGCTCGACGTAGGAGACGTAGCTGCGGCCCACGCTGCCGCCCTCGTCGGCGGTGGCGAGCGTGACCCTGATGCGGGAGAGCTCGTACGTGGTGCCGTCGGCGGCCTCGTAGGTCGGCTGCGCGTTGCCGTTCTCGTCCTGGTACGGGGCGGAGAGGACCACCTTGTCGTCGACCGAGCTGTACTCGTAGGCGATCGCGAAGTCCGCGAGGTCGAACGCGAAGGGGACGCTCTGCGCTCCGCTGCTGTCCAGGACGATCTGGTAGAGGATCTGGTCGTCCGGCACGTACTGGAACGTCAGGGCGCGAGCGCTGTAGAGCCGCGTGGCGGGGTCGTACGGGATGGAGATCTCGCAGTTGTTGTGGTTCACGCGGTCGTTGGTCCCGGGCACGCCGGTGATCTCGGGGATGATCAGCGCCTGGCCCTGGCCGTTGATCATCACGGCCGGGTGACCAACCAGGTCCTGGAGGACCGAGGGGTCGCTGGCGTAGACGAGCGTGTTGTTCGAGTTCCACCAGCTCTCGCCGGGGCGCGGCAGCACCGTGACGCCGCCGTCGCCGGAGAGGAGCGCGAACGATATCGACCTGTCGGTGGACGCGATCGGGAAGTTCGTGATGCCGCCGAGGACCGCGGAGCGGAGCTCCTGGGTGATCACCTCGGTCACGCGGCGCATCTTCGACTGGGTGTTCGTGGCCTCCTCCTGGAGGCGGTTGACCATCAGCGACTGCACGATGCCGCCGCTCGTGAGGGCGATCACCAGGCCCAGGATCGCCAGCGCCACGAGCATCTCCACGAGCGTCAGGCCCGCGGAGCGGTCGCCCTTGCCGTTGCGTCGGTAGGTGTGGGTCATGGTCAGTCCTGCCTAGCCAGCGTCACGCCGGTGACGCAGCGCCTCTGCTCGCCGCCGTAGCAGACCTCGACCTGGTAGCGGAAGAGCGTGGCGGTGCCGACGACGTAGTCGCCGACGTTCTGGATGGTCACGCTCATGTCCGAGACCTCCGCGTAGGGGATCGCCGTCAGCTCCGTGATCGCGTCCGCGTCGAGCTCGATGGGCGTGCCGACGTCGGTGAGCACCGCCAGGTCGTCGCCGCCGGCGATGCGACGGCCGATCGTGTCGAGGACCTGCGACGCCTGGACCTTGAAGTTGCCGGCGCGGCTCTCGCGTAGGCTCGAGGAGGCGACGGCCGCCAGCATGCCGAGCACGATCCCGCAGATCGCGATGGCCACGACCGTCTCGAGGAGCGTGAGCCCTTGGTTGCCGCGCATCAGCCGCTCCCCATGGGGCGCGCCTTCACCTCGCCGATGAGCGAGATCTGGACCTCGTAGGCGCCCTCGCCCGTGTCGATGACGAGCGAGTCTGGCAGCGCGTCCAGGGTGGCCAGGTCCACCTTGCCCGGCGGGGTGAAGCGCAGGATCGGGTTCGGGGCGTTGATGCTGACGCCGGCCGGCACGTCGTACTCGCGCAGAACCTGGTCGTTGGCGACGTTGACGAGCGCGAGGCCCGTCGCGGTCCTGTGGAGCTCGACCGTGAGGCCGCGAGCCGCCGCGGCGGTGGCGCCCTGCCACACGCTCTGCTGGAACGTCGCCACGGCGCCCTTGGCGGCCTGACGCTGCGCGGCTTGGCGTCCGTTCGTCACGCCGATCGCCGCGACGGCGGCGAGTATCGCCATCACGATGATCAGCTCGAGCAGGGTCATCCCCGAGGGACGCCTCATCTGCCACCTCCTGTGACAGTGGCCTCGGTACGCAGAAGCCGTCTCATGTTGGACCCCCCTTACTCACGGGATTCTTACGAAGTTCTTACGAACGCCCAATGTAGAACCCGACTTCGCGTCACCATCGCGAACCGCTCACAGCGCGCCGGCTCATGAGATCACCACGTCCCGGTCGGTGCGTGCCTAGACGCCAGGCCCGCGACCAGCAGCACGACCGCCGCCAGGCTCGCCGCGGGGCCGACCCAGTCCCCGAGCGCCACGAACGGGGTCGTGCCCGTGAGGAGCGGGACCTCGTCGACGACGGCCGCGGGCTCGTGGGGCCCCGCCAACCGCAGCACCTCACCCGTGGGCCCGACCAGGGCGCTCGGCCCCGCCTCGTTAGCGAACACCGCCGCGCGCCCGCTCTCGACGGCGCGCATCACCACCGTGCGCAGGTGGAACCAGGGGGTGGTGGTGAGGCCGGCGAACGAGTCGTCGGTCAGGTAGGCGAGCAGCTCGGCCCCGCGACGCACGCTCTCGCGGCTCAGTCCGCCGTGGACGCTGTCGAGGCAGACGAAGGGCGCGACGTAGGCGCCCTGGAGCATCACGGGGTCGCG of Trueperaceae bacterium contains these proteins:
- a CDS encoding DUF4900 domain-containing protein, with product MPEGTRQRGIALVAALALMAVGSAVMVLLFMRTMDEIQHGRDDAAIVQTLLVAHGGANLGVALLHGDIKDQLKLVVADLADTSDSWSFGDSNVGADMPTPASVAADMADVAEALQARIDALVCGDRSLGDNTVMRLRIHVTDTACGQPLPPNTRLGDGHFVSGQRREEGGNQRYALPLVMVSDGQIGEFRRRVVTQGEYQFLVGPRSFARYALFTDVHSSAASDGPIWFTSDTLFDGPVHTNGNFNFYGRPWFGGPVSSAGVNNRREQGAFAYDGDDGRFMTADTLEPGGNFPNMDVCTDWRNGRCREGYENRPQFIGGVDWRSEYLELPENAFDQRALAQQNGILVTNDVRDVMLYAGDASGDPVDVGEDSTYQFVRIERRSGGSWVTDLYRISSDGLLERRDASTNPPTWTLVTDRFNGVVYFDDYVERLRGPGREHGSDPMSARPAIASFAQLTVVPAEGARITSDLVYEDQPCEGYLHREGEEVIRPVCENLDALNVLGIFSPEGDVLIGNNNDDSDFNAPRDVRIQASIMTSTGIVAVEDYNWGDPRGAVRLLGGIIEQEYGAFGTFNGSTGQQTSGYSRQFTFDPRLDKGLTPPYFPLVDIDEVADAYTFTYGHREQVY
- a CDS encoding type II secretion system protein yields the protein MTHTYRRNGKGDRSAGLTLVEMLVALAILGLVIALTSGGIVQSLMVNRLQEEATNTQSKMRRVTEVITQELRSAVLGGITNFPIASTDRSISFALLSGDGGVTVLPRPGESWWNSNNTLVYASDPSVLQDLVGHPAVMINGQGQALIIPEITGVPGTNDRVNHNNCEISIPYDPATRLYSARALTFQYVPDDQILYQIVLDSSGAQSVPFAFDLADFAIAYEYSSVDDKVVLSAPYQDENGNAQPTYEAADGTTYELSRIRVTLATADEGGSVGRSYVSYVELTGLGDDARPVSSITVCDNEGSGGVGPGPGGGGGGGGDPQDPPDDPGDPGGDDGGGDGGGDDGGGAGGDGGGDDGGNGGGGGGGDDDGGGCKPLWC
- a CDS encoding prepilin-type N-terminal cleavage/methylation domain-containing protein, giving the protein MRRPSGMTLLELIIVMAILAAVAAIGVTNGRQAAQRQAAKGAVATFQQSVWQGATAAAARGLTVELHRTATGLALVNVANDQVLREYDVPAGVSINAPNPILRFTPPGKVDLATLDALPDSLVIDTGEGAYEVQISLIGEVKARPMGSG
- a CDS encoding prepilin-type N-terminal cleavage/methylation domain-containing protein, whose translation is MRGNQGLTLLETVVAIAICGIVLGMLAAVASSSLRESRAGNFKVQASQVLDTIGRRIAGGDDLAVLTDVGTPIELDADAITELTAIPYAEVSDMSVTIQNVGDYVVGTATLFRYQVEVCYGGEQRRCVTGVTLARQD
- a CDS encoding SRPBCC family protein yields the protein MGDAANLPGAGTLTRAPDGRYRVRFVRAYDRPVADLWEAITEPERLDTWYPAKLRTSGVVGEPVTEAFESTDGTPPPEAPPGTLTVFQPPHVFAFEVYGPPDSPYPGMRGRQDIRMEAREGSREDESVFTFTHDVETLEAALSVLPGWHYCLEYLALNMGADGGPTEENLGRYKEYYQRTYGGGVVDAAAEP